In one Cronobacter dublinensis subsp. dublinensis LMG 23823 genomic region, the following are encoded:
- a CDS encoding C40 family peptidase — translation MRDKTIADILAHAEAEYPRECCGVVAQKSRVERYFPCRNITGVPEEQFELSPEDYAAAEDWGTVTAIVHSHPGDGATTQPSELDQLQCDAHGIPWGIVSWPEADVRTIAPRGERPLEGRAFELGYADCWSLVMDWHRRQGVTLRNYSVDYPWWERGENLYMDNWYAEGFREVTEPRPGDMVLMQVSAPVVNHAGILLEGNQLLHHLYGQLSCTTPYGGYLRERTIKIVRHKDLP, via the coding sequence ATGCGCGATAAAACCATTGCCGATATCCTGGCCCATGCTGAGGCGGAATACCCGCGCGAGTGCTGCGGCGTGGTGGCGCAGAAAAGCCGCGTCGAACGGTATTTCCCGTGCCGGAACATCACCGGCGTGCCGGAGGAGCAGTTTGAGCTGTCGCCGGAGGATTACGCTGCGGCGGAAGACTGGGGCACCGTCACCGCCATTGTGCATTCCCACCCGGGCGACGGCGCCACCACCCAGCCGAGCGAGCTCGACCAGCTGCAGTGCGACGCCCACGGCATACCCTGGGGAATCGTCTCGTGGCCGGAAGCCGACGTGCGCACCATTGCGCCCCGCGGCGAACGGCCGCTGGAAGGGCGCGCCTTTGAACTGGGCTATGCCGACTGCTGGTCGCTGGTGATGGACTGGCACCGCCGGCAGGGCGTGACGCTTCGCAACTACAGCGTGGATTACCCGTGGTGGGAGCGGGGCGAAAATCTCTACATGGATAACTGGTATGCCGAGGGATTTCGCGAGGTCACAGAGCCGCGGCCCGGCGACATGGTGCTGATGCAGGTGTCCGCGCCGGTGGTGAATCACGCCGGTATTCTGCTGGAAGGTAACCAGCTGCTGCATCACCTCTACGGCCAGCTCTCCTGCACCACACCATACGGCGGCTACCTGCGCGAGCGCACCATTAAAATAGTCAGACACAAGGATCTGCCATGA
- a CDS encoding phage minor tail protein L, with amino-acid sequence MAISNDVQKLEPGDSVRLVTVDGSAFGAGVLRFHACTIPHSPEEIAASGGDTPKLAAKSIWFDDEEYGAWPFKITGLASSSDGQSAEPVLRIANLDGVVTALCLRFDDMVQAKVTILDTFGQYLDARTFHDGNPSADPGQYFRQVFYIDSKAAEDNEVVEFRLSSPMDLQGLLIPTRQITAVCTWACRNKYRSGDGCTYNGPRMFDLKGNPVTDPAQDKCSGLLTDCKKRFGADAQLDFGGFPGASLIRR; translated from the coding sequence ATGGCAATCAGTAATGACGTCCAGAAGCTTGAGCCCGGCGACAGTGTCCGCCTGGTGACCGTCGATGGCTCGGCGTTCGGCGCGGGCGTGCTGCGCTTTCACGCCTGCACCATTCCCCACTCGCCGGAAGAAATCGCGGCAAGCGGCGGTGACACCCCGAAGCTTGCCGCTAAATCCATCTGGTTTGATGACGAGGAATACGGTGCCTGGCCGTTTAAAATTACCGGGCTGGCGTCGTCGAGTGACGGCCAGAGTGCGGAGCCGGTGCTGCGCATCGCCAACCTTGATGGCGTGGTGACCGCGCTCTGTCTGCGCTTTGATGACATGGTGCAGGCGAAGGTCACGATTCTGGATACGTTCGGGCAGTATCTTGATGCGCGCACCTTTCATGACGGCAACCCGTCGGCGGATCCGGGGCAGTATTTCCGCCAGGTATTTTACATCGACAGCAAGGCGGCAGAGGACAACGAGGTGGTGGAGTTTCGCCTCTCCAGCCCGATGGACCTGCAGGGGCTGCTGATCCCGACGCGCCAAATCACGGCGGTCTGCACCTGGGCCTGCCGCAATAAATACCGCAGCGGTGACGGCTGTACCTACAACGGCCCGCGCATGTTTGATCTGAAAGGTAACCCGGTGACCGACCCGGCACAGGATAAATGCTCAGGCCTGCTGACCGACTGTAAAAAACGCTTTGGCGCGGATGCCCAGCTCGATTTCGGCGGCTTTCCCGGCGCCAGCCTGATCCGGAGGTAA
- a CDS encoding phage tail protein: MATETFTWCPRINAGGEVTHRVRRAQFGDGYAQASGDGINARGQKWDLEFVGDESYITAIMDFLDRHGGSRSFIWQAPLKGAGLYRCDAYRPSAPGGGIFSLTATFTQAFAP, from the coding sequence ATGGCAACCGAAACCTTTACCTGGTGCCCGCGCATTAATGCCGGCGGCGAGGTCACTCACCGCGTCCGCCGCGCGCAGTTCGGCGACGGGTATGCCCAGGCGTCGGGAGACGGCATCAACGCCCGCGGTCAGAAATGGGATCTGGAATTCGTCGGGGATGAAAGCTACATCACCGCGATTATGGATTTCCTGGACAGGCATGGCGGCAGCCGTTCATTCATCTGGCAGGCACCGCTGAAAGGCGCGGGGCTTTACCGCTGTGACGCCTACCGCCCGTCGGCGCCGGGCGGTGGCATTTTCTCTCTCACCGCAACCTTCACACAGGCATTCGCTCCGTAG